A genome region from Chitinophagales bacterium includes the following:
- a CDS encoding peptidylprolyl isomerase, which yields MKKLNLFIMLCLISIFAVAQKKSTPAVKKKATTTSTKTKMSNQKQPGIYATIETDKGNIVILLEHKKTPMTVANFVGLAEGKMENTAKPLGVPYYDSIKFHRVITKGNGDPQDFMIQGGDPTGTGTSGPGYNFPDEIEPSLKHDVPGILSMANAGPGTNGSQFFITVTATPWLDGKHTVFGRVISGMDVVNNIKVNDVMKKVRIERVGAEAQAFKVDKASFETYKVKAQAKMEELQKAERAKMEEMMKEMQRKNMEAARTDEPAFRAEIKKLYPTATFTATGLAYIIEKQGTGERAKPGNTVSVHYSGAFTDGKKFDASYDRNEPITFPLGQGMVIPGWEEGIALLNKGAKAKLIIPYWLAYGVDGRQPVIPPKSTLIFDTEMMEIK from the coding sequence ATGAAAAAACTAAATTTATTTATCATGCTTTGTCTGATTAGCATATTCGCTGTGGCTCAGAAAAAATCCACTCCGGCTGTTAAGAAGAAAGCTACAACCACATCAACAAAAACTAAAATGAGTAATCAAAAGCAACCCGGCATTTATGCTACTATTGAAACAGATAAAGGAAATATTGTTATCCTTCTAGAGCACAAAAAAACTCCTATGACCGTCGCTAACTTTGTAGGATTAGCAGAAGGTAAGATGGAGAATACTGCAAAACCATTGGGCGTACCATATTATGATAGTATCAAATTTCACAGAGTGATAACTAAAGGAAATGGTGATCCACAAGACTTTATGATACAAGGTGGAGACCCAACGGGAACAGGAACTAGCGGTCCTGGTTATAACTTCCCTGATGAAATAGAGCCAAGCTTAAAGCATGATGTACCTGGTATTTTATCTATGGCCAATGCTGGTCCTGGAACAAACGGTTCTCAGTTTTTTATAACAGTTACTGCCACACCATGGTTAGATGGGAAACATACCGTATTCGGACGAGTCATTTCTGGCATGGATGTTGTGAATAATATTAAAGTCAATGATGTCATGAAAAAAGTAAGAATCGAGAGGGTAGGTGCTGAAGCCCAAGCTTTCAAGGTAGATAAGGCATCATTTGAAACCTATAAGGTAAAGGCACAAGCCAAAATGGAAGAGCTTCAAAAGGCAGAAAGAGCCAAAATGGAAGAAATGATGAAAGAAATGCAGAGAAAAAATATGGAAGCAGCAAGAACTGATGAGCCAGCGTTTAGAGCAGAAATCAAAAAATTATATCCTACAGCTACATTTACAGCTACAGGATTAGCTTACATCATTGAAAAGCAAGGAACAGGAGAGCGCGCTAAACCAGGAAATACTGTTAGTGTGCACTACAGTGGTGCCTTTACAGATGGTAAAAAATTCGATGCCTCTTATGACCGCAATGAGCCAATTACCTTCCCTCTTGGTCAGGGTATGGTAATCCCAGGATGGGAAGAGGGTATTGCACTTCTTAACAAAGGAGCGAAAGCCAAATTGATTATCCCTTATTGGTTAGCTTATGGAGTAGATGGTCGTCAGCCAGTTATTCCTCCAAAATCTACACTAATTTTTGATACCGAAATGATGGAGATTAAATAG
- a CDS encoding peptidylprolyl isomerase, translating into MRHLLICGLLLILGSCKEKTENSDTQVISTGVAPFEANKDMIANIYTKKGIIKVGLEFVRAPMTVANFIGLAEGKMPNKHKPLGKPYYDGLKFHRVVENFMIQGGCPFGKGNGNPGYTFPDEFHEELSHDGPGILSMANSGKNTNGSQFFITHMKTEWLNGVHSIFGRVIEGQDVVNKITADDVIDSIRILRNTSEAQNFDAVKVFNGQKEIVNQKALAELKMKYEHHLASPMYKAFEEYAKKVYPQAVKTTSGLYYLKTTVTEDAQVAAGNIVKVHYKGMLTSGKVFDESYSRKEPIQFPLGGGQVIAGWDEGIALLRKGEKATLIIPSYLAYGEKGVQGAIGPNEPLIFEVYLVDFQ; encoded by the coding sequence ATGAGGCATCTATTGATATGTGGGCTTCTGCTCATTTTGGGTTCTTGTAAAGAAAAAACGGAAAATTCAGATACACAAGTAATAAGCACTGGTGTTGCGCCTTTCGAGGCCAATAAAGATATGATTGCCAATATTTATACCAAAAAAGGCATCATCAAAGTAGGTCTTGAATTTGTAAGAGCTCCTATGACTGTTGCTAATTTCATAGGCTTGGCAGAAGGAAAAATGCCAAATAAGCACAAACCTCTCGGAAAGCCATATTACGATGGTTTAAAGTTTCATAGAGTAGTTGAAAATTTTATGATTCAAGGTGGTTGTCCATTTGGCAAAGGTAATGGTAATCCGGGTTATACGTTTCCGGACGAATTTCATGAAGAGTTAAGTCACGATGGACCAGGTATTCTTTCCATGGCAAATTCTGGCAAAAATACAAATGGCTCTCAGTTCTTCATTACCCATATGAAAACCGAATGGCTCAATGGAGTTCATTCTATTTTTGGACGTGTGATAGAAGGGCAGGATGTGGTCAATAAAATAACAGCGGACGATGTTATTGATAGTATTCGCATATTGCGAAATACGAGCGAAGCGCAAAATTTTGATGCCGTAAAGGTTTTTAATGGACAAAAAGAAATCGTAAATCAGAAAGCACTGGCAGAATTGAAAATGAAATACGAACATCATTTAGCATCGCCTATGTATAAAGCGTTCGAGGAATATGCCAAAAAAGTTTATCCGCAAGCAGTGAAAACGACTTCAGGATTATACTATCTGAAGACTACAGTCACAGAAGATGCTCAAGTAGCTGCTGGAAATATTGTCAAAGTCCACTACAAAGGTATGCTGACCAGCGGTAAAGTGTTTGATGAGTCTTATTCTCGCAAAGAGCCTATACAATTTCCTTTAGGTGGAGGTCAAGTGATAGCAGGCTGGGATGAAGGTATAGCATTACTTCGTAAGGGAGAAAAAGCCACGCTCATAATACCGAGTTATTTGGCCTATGGAGAAAAAGGAGTGCAAGGTGCCATTGGACCTAATGAACCACTTATTTTTGAAGTTTACTTGGTAGATTTTCAATAG